The Streptomyces sp. NBC_01275 genome has a segment encoding these proteins:
- a CDS encoding aldehyde dehydrogenase family protein has translation MPDLFIDGEWRGALDERTREIRCPADGSLVGVVDEAGGKDTVEAIAAARRAFDTGPWPHTPAAERGDLLLRVADLLVRDKDTLARAESLDTGKRLVESAYDIDDIVNCFRYFGRLVADETGRVVDTGQADVDSRVVHEPVGVCALITPWNYPLLQTAWKVAPALAAGNTFVLKPSELTPHTAIILMRLLDEAGLPPGVGNLVLGAGPEAGAPLGDHPDVDLVSFTGGLQTGRRLMAAAAGTVKKVALELGGKNPNIVFADADFDTAVDMALTAVFLHSGQVCSSGARLLVEDSLHDRFVDEVVRRAAGIRLGGPFDERAQTGPLISAAHRGKVEAYVAQGLAEGAVLRCGGERPSGPGYDEGYYYPPTVLDECSAGMAVVQDESFGPVLTVERFTDEAEAVRLANDTVYGLAGAVWTTDEAKAARVAARLRIGTVWINDYHPYVPQAEWGGFKQSGFGRELGPSGLAEYRETKHIWRNTNPSPQGWFS, from the coding sequence ATGCCTGATCTGTTCATCGACGGCGAGTGGCGAGGTGCGCTCGACGAGCGCACCCGCGAGATCCGCTGTCCCGCCGACGGCTCCCTGGTGGGGGTCGTGGACGAGGCCGGCGGCAAGGACACGGTGGAGGCGATCGCCGCCGCCCGCCGTGCCTTCGACACCGGGCCCTGGCCGCACACGCCCGCGGCCGAACGCGGCGACCTGCTGCTGCGCGTCGCCGACCTGCTCGTCCGCGACAAGGACACGCTCGCCCGCGCCGAGTCCCTGGACACGGGAAAGCGGCTGGTGGAGAGCGCGTACGACATCGACGACATCGTGAACTGCTTCCGCTACTTCGGGCGGCTGGTGGCGGACGAGACGGGCCGGGTCGTCGACACCGGGCAGGCGGACGTCGACAGCCGGGTGGTGCACGAGCCGGTCGGCGTCTGCGCCCTCATCACCCCGTGGAACTATCCGCTGTTGCAGACCGCCTGGAAGGTCGCCCCGGCGCTCGCGGCCGGCAACACCTTCGTGCTCAAGCCGAGCGAGCTGACCCCGCACACCGCGATCATCCTGATGCGGCTGCTGGACGAGGCCGGACTCCCGCCCGGCGTCGGCAACCTGGTCCTCGGCGCCGGTCCGGAGGCGGGCGCTCCGCTCGGCGACCATCCGGACGTCGACCTGGTCTCCTTCACCGGCGGTCTGCAGACCGGCCGCCGGCTGATGGCGGCCGCCGCCGGGACCGTGAAGAAGGTCGCCCTGGAACTCGGCGGCAAGAACCCCAACATCGTCTTCGCCGACGCCGACTTCGACACGGCCGTCGACATGGCGCTGACCGCGGTGTTCCTGCACTCCGGGCAGGTCTGCTCGTCGGGGGCGCGGCTGCTGGTCGAGGACTCTCTGCATGACCGGTTCGTCGACGAGGTCGTACGGCGGGCGGCCGGGATCCGGCTGGGCGGGCCGTTCGACGAGCGGGCGCAGACCGGCCCGCTGATCTCCGCGGCCCATCGCGGCAAGGTCGAGGCGTACGTCGCCCAGGGGCTGGCGGAGGGCGCGGTCCTGCGGTGCGGGGGCGAGCGCCCGTCCGGGCCGGGCTACGACGAGGGCTACTACTATCCGCCCACCGTGCTGGACGAGTGCTCGGCCGGGATGGCGGTGGTCCAGGACGAATCCTTCGGGCCGGTGCTGACCGTCGAGCGGTTCACGGACGAGGCCGAGGCAGTGCGGCTCGCCAACGACACGGTGTACGGCCTGGCCGGCGCCGTCTGGACCACCGACGAGGCGAAGGCGGCGCGGGTCGCGGCCCGGCTGCGGATCGGCACGGTCTGGATCAACGACTACCACCCCTACGTCCCCCAGGCCGAGTGGGGCGGTTTCAAGCAGTCCGGCTTCGGCCGCGAACTGGGTCCCTCGGGGCTCGCCGAGTACCGCGAGACGAAGCACATCTGGCGCAACACCAACCCCTCACCCCAGGGTTGGTTCTCCTAG
- a CDS encoding APC family permease — MTRSEQTPGPQQHDDAELAEFGYKPELKRTLGNFHTFAAGISYISILTGTFQLFYFGYGSGGPAYWWSWPMVFVGQFTVALCFAELAARYPVAGSVYNWSKKVGNPHLGWLAGWMMLIASIVSIAAVALAYQLTLPQISSAFQFVGDGAGKYDVATNAVVLATVLILFTTLVNAFGVKLMATINTAGVFIELVATVVLIVLFAVHITRGPQVVMDTQGTGTGYSTGYLGAFLVASLASAYVMYGFDTAASLGEESLDPSRNAPRAIIRAIVASFVLGGLVLLLALMSVSSLKGEKLSTDGLQYIVLDVLGPTAGKAMLWCVLIAVTVCALAVHTAAIRLAFAMARDNNLPASSLLAKVSPRFQTPVLPAVIIGVLALGILVVNIRQPQIFTVVTSIGIIMIYLAYLGVTGPMLVARLRGKWRPAGDGKFSLGRWGLLVNIVAVVWGAAMTTNLIWPRAAVYNAAAPFHWYLRWGAVLFVAVIAGGGFAYYWFVQRHRTGVLEEHRLAAPAGPAPLAAPAAD, encoded by the coding sequence ATGACAAGAAGCGAGCAGACGCCAGGCCCACAGCAGCACGACGACGCCGAGCTGGCCGAGTTCGGCTACAAACCCGAACTCAAGCGCACCCTCGGCAACTTCCACACCTTCGCCGCCGGCATCAGCTACATCTCCATCCTGACCGGTACCTTCCAGCTGTTCTACTTCGGCTACGGCAGCGGCGGTCCCGCCTACTGGTGGTCGTGGCCGATGGTGTTCGTCGGCCAGTTCACGGTCGCCCTGTGCTTCGCCGAGCTGGCCGCCCGGTACCCGGTCGCGGGCTCGGTCTACAACTGGTCGAAGAAGGTGGGCAATCCGCACCTGGGCTGGCTCGCCGGCTGGATGATGCTGATCGCCTCGATCGTGTCGATCGCGGCCGTGGCTCTCGCCTACCAGCTGACGCTGCCCCAGATCTCGTCCGCCTTCCAGTTCGTGGGGGACGGCGCCGGCAAGTACGACGTGGCGACCAACGCGGTCGTCCTGGCCACTGTGCTGATCCTGTTCACCACCCTCGTGAACGCCTTCGGCGTCAAGCTGATGGCCACCATCAACACGGCGGGCGTGTTCATCGAGCTGGTCGCCACCGTCGTACTGATCGTCCTGTTCGCCGTGCACATCACGCGCGGCCCGCAGGTGGTCATGGACACTCAGGGGACGGGAACGGGGTACTCGACCGGCTATCTGGGCGCGTTCCTCGTGGCCTCGCTGGCGTCGGCGTACGTCATGTACGGCTTCGACACGGCCGCCTCGCTCGGCGAGGAGTCGCTGGACCCCTCGCGCAACGCGCCCCGCGCGATCATCCGCGCCATCGTGGCCTCGTTCGTCCTGGGCGGCCTGGTGCTGCTGCTTGCGCTGATGAGCGTCTCCAGCCTGAAGGGCGAGAAGCTGTCGACCGACGGGCTGCAGTACATCGTGCTCGACGTGCTCGGCCCGACGGCCGGCAAGGCGATGCTGTGGTGCGTGCTGATCGCCGTCACGGTGTGCGCGCTGGCCGTCCACACGGCGGCGATCCGGCTGGCGTTCGCGATGGCCCGGGACAACAACCTGCCCGCGTCCTCGCTGCTGGCCAAGGTCAGCCCGCGCTTCCAGACCCCGGTCCTGCCGGCCGTGATCATCGGCGTGCTGGCACTGGGGATCCTGGTGGTCAACATCCGTCAGCCGCAGATCTTCACGGTCGTCACCAGCATCGGCATCATCATGATCTACCTCGCCTATCTGGGCGTGACCGGCCCGATGCTGGTGGCGCGGCTGCGCGGGAAGTGGCGGCCGGCGGGCGACGGGAAGTTCTCGCTCGGCCGCTGGGGGCTGCTCGTCAACATCGTCGCGGTGGTGTGGGGGGCCGCGATGACGACCAACCTGATCTGGCCGCGCGCGGCCGTCTACAACGCGGCCGCGCCCTTCCACTGGTACCTGAGGTGGGGGGCCGTCCTGTTCGTCGCGGTCATCGCGGGCGGCGGCTTCGCCTACTACTGGTTCGTGCAGCGTCACCGGACCGGCGTGCTCGAAGAGCACCGGCTGGCGGCCCCCGCCGGGCCCGCTCCCCTCGCCGCTCCGGCGGCCGACTGA
- a CDS encoding MFS transporter — MSTTPPPQAPTADTPSTTAGRTPDDGALAWLRALGPRGRRAFAGAFGGYALDSYDYFTLPLSMVALAAYFGLDSGQTGLFTTVTLVVSAVGGALAGVVADRIGRVRALMITVITYAVFTVACGFAPNYETLLVFRALQGLGFGGEWAVGAILVAEYASAKHRGRTLGAIQSSWAVGWGLAVLVYTLVFSFVGDDLAWRVMFWTGALPALLVVWVRRRVQDAPEAAAAREQSTEKGSFPAIFKGPLLRTTIFAALLSTGVQGGYYTLATWVPTYLKTERGLSVVGTGGYLTFLISGAFLGYLTGGYLTDRLGRRRNIWLFALLSAVCILAYANIPDGANTLLLVLGFPLGFCMSAIFSGFGSYLSELYPTAVRGTGQGFTYNTGRAVGAVFPTMVGYLAESWGVGGALVFGAIGYAIAALALLGLPETRGKELA; from the coding sequence GTGAGCACAACCCCTCCACCCCAGGCCCCGACCGCCGACACCCCTTCCACGACGGCCGGACGCACCCCTGACGACGGCGCGCTGGCCTGGCTGCGCGCCCTCGGCCCGCGCGGCCGGCGTGCCTTCGCCGGCGCGTTCGGCGGCTACGCCCTCGACTCCTACGACTACTTCACGCTGCCGCTGAGCATGGTCGCGCTGGCGGCGTACTTCGGCCTGGACAGCGGCCAGACCGGCCTGTTCACCACCGTCACGCTGGTCGTCTCCGCCGTCGGCGGCGCCCTCGCGGGCGTGGTGGCCGACCGGATCGGCCGGGTCAGGGCTCTGATGATCACGGTGATCACCTACGCGGTCTTCACCGTCGCCTGCGGTTTCGCGCCGAACTACGAGACCCTGCTGGTCTTCCGCGCCCTTCAGGGCCTCGGCTTCGGCGGCGAGTGGGCGGTCGGCGCGATCCTGGTCGCCGAGTACGCGAGCGCCAAGCACCGGGGCCGCACGCTCGGCGCGATCCAGAGCTCCTGGGCCGTCGGCTGGGGCCTCGCGGTGCTGGTGTACACGCTGGTGTTCTCGTTCGTCGGCGACGATCTGGCCTGGCGCGTGATGTTCTGGACGGGCGCCCTGCCCGCCCTGCTCGTCGTCTGGGTGCGACGCCGGGTGCAGGACGCCCCGGAAGCCGCCGCCGCGCGCGAGCAGAGCACCGAGAAGGGGTCGTTCCCGGCCATCTTCAAGGGGCCGCTGCTGCGGACGACGATCTTCGCCGCGCTCCTGTCCACCGGCGTCCAGGGCGGCTACTACACCCTGGCCACCTGGGTGCCGACGTATCTGAAGACGGAGCGCGGTCTGTCGGTGGTCGGCACGGGCGGCTATCTGACCTTCCTGATCTCGGGAGCCTTCCTCGGCTACCTGACCGGCGGCTATCTCACCGACCGGCTGGGCCGGCGCCGCAACATCTGGCTGTTCGCCCTGCTGTCGGCGGTCTGCATCCTGGCGTACGCGAACATCCCCGACGGCGCCAACACCCTGCTCCTCGTGCTCGGCTTCCCGCTCGGGTTCTGCATGTCGGCGATCTTCAGCGGCTTCGGCTCCTATCTGAGCGAGCTGTACCCGACGGCCGTGCGGGGCACGGGACAGGGCTTCACGTACAACACCGGGCGCGCCGTCGGCGCCGTCTTCCCCACCATGGTCGGCTATCTGGCCGAGAGCTGGGGCGTGGGCGGCGCGCTGGTCTTCGGCGCGATCGGGTACGCCATCGCCGCCCTGGCGCTGCTGGGGCTGCCGGAGACCCGCGGAAAGGAACTGGCGTGA
- a CDS encoding glycine cleavage T C-terminal barrel domain-containing protein, with translation MESARRLTPLLLDGPARVVLGKERVYAPDSRLRSRAGGAPPIGTPAGYVTSASYGRTPGRCIAYGWLPLYQCCRCWSTGATGATGDME, from the coding sequence ATCGAGTCCGCCCGTCGGCTCACCCCGCTCCTCCTCGACGGCCCCGCGCGGGTCGTCCTCGGCAAGGAGCGCGTCTACGCCCCTGACTCTCGACTCCGCTCGAGGGCGGGAGGTGCCCCACCCATCGGCACCCCGGCCGGTTACGTGACCAGTGCGTCGTACGGCCGCACCCCTGGCCGGTGCATTGCGTACGGCTGGCTGCCGCTGTACCAGTGCTGCCGGTGCTGGTCGACCGGGGCGACCGGGGCGACCGGGGACATGGAGTAG
- a CDS encoding GntR family transcriptional regulator produces the protein MAEQLAGLADDRALLGRTSTAERVSDILRSRIAEGYFPPGTRLSEDSIGGALGVSRNTLREAFRLLTHERLLVHELNRGVFVRVLTVEDVEDIYRTRALVEGAVVRGLGEPPYALQGLQEAVAEGEAAAVENDWKGLGTANIHFHRELVALAGSARTDELMRSVFAELRLAFHVVDDPRRLHEPYLQRNRQIFQALQADDKGEAERLLAVYLRDSLERVVEAYRRRVGEGEALR, from the coding sequence ATGGCAGAGCAGCTGGCGGGACTCGCCGACGACCGTGCCCTCCTGGGGCGCACCAGCACGGCCGAGCGGGTCTCGGACATCCTGAGGAGCCGTATCGCCGAGGGGTATTTCCCGCCGGGGACACGGCTGTCGGAAGACAGCATCGGCGGGGCGCTCGGTGTCTCCCGCAACACGCTGCGCGAGGCGTTCCGGCTGCTCACCCACGAACGTCTGCTCGTCCACGAACTGAACCGGGGTGTCTTCGTCCGCGTCCTGACCGTGGAGGATGTGGAGGACATCTACCGCACGCGCGCCCTCGTCGAAGGCGCCGTCGTCCGCGGTCTCGGCGAGCCGCCGTACGCGCTGCAAGGGCTCCAGGAGGCCGTCGCCGAGGGGGAGGCGGCGGCCGTCGAGAATGACTGGAAAGGGCTGGGCACCGCCAACATCCACTTCCACCGGGAACTGGTGGCCCTGGCCGGAAGCGCCCGCACCGACGAGCTGATGCGCAGCGTCTTCGCCGAGCTGCGCCTGGCCTTCCACGTCGTCGACGACCCGCGCCGGCTGCACGAGCCGTACCTCCAACGCAACCGGCAGATCTTCCAGGCCCTCCAGGCCGACGACAAGGGCGAGGCGGAGCGCCTGCTCGCGGTGTACCTGCGGGACTCGCTGGAGCGGGTCGTCGAGGCGTACCGGCGGCGGGTGGGGGAGGGCGAAGCCCTCCGCTAG
- a CDS encoding nitrate- and nitrite sensing domain-containing protein — MRFRGKSIRRKIVALLLVPLVSLTAVWGFATVLTGREASRLFTVSSLMEKVGYPIEDTVRVVQQERRQTLVYLADSRASDALTALRRTRTATDEALAEIRRNAADPDVRDVLDQDDGEGLTRVLDAFDGVDSLRRSVEEGTLTRAQALDLYNQLIDPCYTLLAKLDVVDSVEMDKQYRALVSVARARELLSREDALFGSALVVGRLTRDEIRDVSDLEAQREVVYDISLAQLPAAERERYESFWENATTAPLRTAEQAVGATRPGDMPRNVTAQNWDTAAGNVLDELGALDEQANDRYQDRVRPVAIEVIVKAVVAGVFGLIALLVSLVLSVRIGRGLIRDLRQLRLEAHEASGVRLPSVMRRLSAGEQVDVETEVPLLEYDKNEMGEVGQALNTLQRAAVEAAVKQAELRSGVSEVFVNLARRSQVLLHKQLTLLDTMERRTEDTEELADLFRLDHLTTRMRRHAEGLVILSGAAPSRQWRKPVQLMDIVRAAVAEVEDYERIEVRRLPRLAVTGPAVADLTHLVAELLENATVFSPPHTAVHVMGERVANGFTLEIHDRGLGMAPEALLEANLRLAETPEFELSDTDRLGLFVVSRLAQRQNVRVSLQPSPYGGTTAVVFIPDALLTDDVPDTNGIGFRLDRPRPPKVAAESTESRRPALSPASVQLPGAAASLLDGPVELEAPVGLDALDDFPVALDEEDDDGGLFRPRRSLTRPQDESGVGSAEQHRGLSDTRGEPDPTGADPAAPVPLPSRRTPKLVSSHGRPVGEQGPQRAETDEEASTRSGPRRAGHEAPAPLPSRRRGSSPQIPHNSGPAESSATSAQPGRGADEPPALPHRFRQAAAEPGGLDDTVARRDIASARIGGIAPGDPQDTARNRTPAPHDTGSGIGPGTGALPRRVRQANLAPQLRQGPAPRTERSADPADRDADEVRSRMASLQRGWQRGRDENAAGDDAHSGTAPQGTKKGDGR, encoded by the coding sequence ATGCGCTTTCGCGGGAAGTCGATCCGCCGGAAGATCGTGGCGCTGCTTCTCGTGCCGCTGGTGTCCCTGACCGCTGTCTGGGGCTTCGCCACGGTACTCACGGGACGTGAGGCGAGCCGTCTGTTCACGGTGTCGTCCCTCATGGAGAAGGTCGGCTACCCCATCGAGGACACGGTCCGCGTCGTCCAGCAGGAACGCCGTCAGACCCTCGTCTACCTCGCCGACTCCCGTGCCTCCGACGCGCTCACCGCGCTCCGTCGTACCCGGACCGCCACGGACGAGGCTCTGGCCGAGATCCGCCGGAACGCCGCGGACCCGGATGTGCGCGACGTCCTGGACCAGGACGACGGCGAAGGTCTGACCAGAGTGCTCGACGCCTTCGACGGCGTCGACTCCCTGCGCCGCAGCGTCGAGGAGGGAACCCTCACCCGGGCGCAGGCCCTGGACCTCTACAACCAGCTGATCGACCCCTGTTACACCCTGCTGGCCAAGCTGGACGTGGTCGACAGCGTGGAGATGGACAAGCAGTACCGGGCACTCGTCAGTGTCGCCCGTGCGCGCGAGCTGCTCTCCAGGGAGGACGCCCTGTTCGGCTCCGCCCTGGTCGTGGGCCGGCTCACCCGCGACGAGATCCGTGACGTCTCCGACCTCGAGGCACAGCGGGAGGTCGTCTATGACATCAGCCTCGCCCAACTCCCCGCCGCGGAGCGCGAACGCTACGAGAGCTTCTGGGAGAACGCCACCACCGCCCCGCTGCGCACGGCCGAACAAGCCGTCGGCGCCACCAGGCCCGGCGACATGCCCCGCAACGTCACCGCCCAGAACTGGGACACCGCGGCCGGAAACGTCCTCGACGAGCTCGGCGCCCTGGACGAGCAGGCCAACGACCGCTACCAGGACCGCGTTCGTCCGGTGGCGATCGAGGTCATCGTCAAGGCGGTCGTCGCCGGTGTCTTCGGTCTGATCGCCCTGCTCGTCTCCCTCGTCCTGTCCGTGCGCATCGGCCGGGGTCTCATCCGCGACCTGCGCCAGCTGCGACTGGAGGCCCACGAGGCGTCCGGCGTGCGGCTGCCCAGCGTGATGCGTCGTCTGTCCGCGGGCGAGCAGGTCGACGTGGAGACCGAGGTGCCGCTGCTGGAGTACGACAAGAACGAGATGGGCGAGGTCGGCCAGGCCCTCAACACGCTTCAGCGCGCCGCCGTCGAGGCCGCCGTCAAACAGGCCGAGCTGCGCTCCGGGGTCTCCGAGGTCTTCGTCAACCTGGCCCGTCGCAGCCAGGTCCTGCTGCACAAGCAGCTCACCCTGCTCGACACCATGGAGCGCCGCACCGAGGACACCGAGGAACTCGCGGACCTCTTCCGCCTCGACCACCTCACCACCCGCATGCGTCGGCACGCCGAGGGCCTGGTGATCCTCTCCGGAGCGGCCCCCTCCCGGCAGTGGCGCAAGCCCGTCCAGCTCATGGACATCGTGCGCGCCGCCGTCGCCGAGGTGGAGGACTACGAACGCATCGAGGTACGCCGTCTGCCGCGCCTCGCCGTCACCGGCCCCGCCGTCGCCGACCTCACCCACCTCGTGGCCGAACTCCTGGAGAACGCCACGGTGTTCTCCCCGCCGCACACCGCCGTTCACGTCATGGGCGAGCGGGTCGCGAACGGCTTCACCCTGGAGATCCACGACCGAGGCCTCGGCATGGCGCCCGAAGCGCTCCTGGAGGCCAATCTCCGGCTCGCCGAGACCCCGGAGTTCGAGCTGTCCGACACCGACCGTCTCGGCCTGTTCGTGGTCAGCCGGCTCGCGCAACGGCAGAACGTCCGGGTCTCCCTGCAGCCTTCGCCGTACGGGGGGACGACCGCCGTCGTCTTCATCCCCGACGCGCTGCTCACCGACGACGTCCCCGACACCAACGGCATCGGCTTCCGTCTCGACCGTCCCCGGCCCCCGAAGGTCGCCGCAGAGTCCACGGAGAGCCGCAGGCCGGCGCTGTCCCCGGCCTCGGTCCAGCTTCCCGGAGCGGCCGCGTCGCTGCTGGACGGCCCGGTCGAGCTGGAGGCGCCCGTCGGCCTGGACGCCCTCGACGACTTCCCGGTCGCCCTGGACGAGGAGGACGACGACGGTGGTCTGTTCCGCCCGCGCCGCTCCCTCACCCGTCCGCAGGACGAGTCGGGCGTGGGCTCCGCCGAGCAGCACCGCGGGCTGTCCGACACCCGCGGCGAACCGGACCCGACCGGCGCCGACCCGGCCGCGCCCGTCCCGTTGCCCAGCCGGCGCACGCCCAAGCTGGTCAGCTCGCACGGCCGCCCGGTCGGCGAGCAGGGCCCCCAGCGCGCGGAGACGGACGAAGAGGCGTCGACGCGTTCCGGACCGCGCCGAGCGGGGCACGAAGCCCCGGCCCCGCTGCCGTCGCGCCGTCGCGGCAGCTCGCCGCAGATCCCGCACAACAGCGGCCCGGCCGAGTCCTCCGCGACGTCGGCGCAGCCCGGCCGAGGCGCCGACGAGCCCCCGGCCCTGCCACACCGCTTCCGGCAGGCCGCAGCCGAGCCCGGCGGCCTGGACGACACGGTCGCCCGCAGAGACATCGCATCCGCCCGGATCGGCGGTATCGCGCCGGGCGACCCCCAGGACACGGCCCGGAACCGGACGCCCGCGCCTCACGACACCGGCTCCGGCATCGGGCCCGGCACCGGAGCGCTGCCCAGGCGGGTACGGCAGGCGAACCTGGCCCCGCAACTGCGGCAGGGCCCGGCTCCGCGCACGGAGCGCAGCGCCGACCCCGCCGACCGCGACGCCGACGAGGTACGCAGCCGCATGGCCTCACTCCAGCGTGGCTGGCAGCGCGGACGCGATGAGAACGCCGCGGGCGACGATGCCCACAGCGGCACAGCACCACAGGGAACGAAAAAGGGGGACGGTCGATGA
- a CDS encoding putative hydro-lyase yields the protein MNRPLFTEDRPLTLVDAHAHAWTPENARARIREGLTGPTAGVAAGHTQVNLISVPADWAYDMLLFCQRNPKPCPVLDVTDAGSWTTSLADGADLRTDLPRYRVWEDGELVDEPTDVRAYWREDLVSFLIGCSFTFERALSEAGVPIRHVEQGRNVPMYVTNRQCRPAGRLHGPMVVSMRPVPPTRLAAAIRESSLLPAVHGGPVHCGDPGGLGIEDLGQPDFGDPVDAEPDDIPVFWACGVTPQAAVMASRPPFALTHAPGQMFLTDARDEQYRVI from the coding sequence GTGAACCGTCCGCTCTTCACGGAAGACCGCCCGTTGACCCTCGTCGACGCGCACGCGCACGCGTGGACCCCCGAAAACGCCCGGGCCCGCATCCGGGAGGGCCTCACCGGCCCCACGGCGGGGGTCGCGGCGGGCCACACCCAGGTCAACCTGATCTCGGTGCCCGCGGACTGGGCGTACGACATGCTCCTGTTCTGTCAGCGCAACCCGAAGCCGTGTCCGGTTCTCGACGTCACCGACGCCGGCTCCTGGACGACCTCGTTGGCCGACGGCGCCGACCTGCGCACCGATCTGCCGCGCTACCGCGTGTGGGAGGACGGCGAGCTGGTGGACGAGCCGACGGACGTGCGCGCGTACTGGCGCGAGGACCTCGTGTCGTTCCTGATCGGGTGCAGCTTCACCTTCGAGCGGGCGCTGTCCGAGGCGGGCGTGCCGATCCGCCACGTCGAGCAGGGGCGCAACGTCCCGATGTACGTGACGAACCGTCAGTGCCGCCCTGCAGGGCGGCTGCACGGGCCCATGGTGGTGTCCATGCGTCCGGTGCCGCCGACGCGTCTTGCGGCCGCCATCCGGGAGAGCAGCCTGCTCCCGGCGGTACACGGCGGCCCCGTACACTGCGGCGATCCGGGAGGCCTCGGCATCGAGGACCTCGGGCAGCCCGACTTCGGGGACCCGGTGGACGCCGAGCCGGACGACATCCCGGTGTTCTGGGCCTGTGGGGTGACCCCGCAGGCCGCGGTGATGGCCTCGCGCCCGCCGTTCGCCCTCACCCACGCCCCGGGACAGATGTTCCTCACCGACGCCCGCGACGAGCAGTACCGCGTGATCTGA
- the solA gene encoding N-methyl-L-tryptophan oxidase, whose product MSPAYDVIVIGLGGMGSAAAHHLSARGARVLGLEKFGPVHNRGSSHGGSRITRQSYFEDPAYVPLLLRAYELYEDLQRATGREIAILNGGVMVGPPDSRTVSGSLLSARQWDLPHEMLDAREIRRRFPTLTPKDDEVGLYEKKAGLLRPENTVAAHLQLATRQGADLHFDEPMTRWEPYKDGVRVHTAEDAYTAAQLVICPGAWAPQLLTDLGVPFTIERQVMYWFQPKQGVESFLPENHPIYIWENAAGVQIYGFPAIDGPGLGAKVAFFSKGQATTPETIDRTVHEEEVRAMADHLAACIPDLPGAFLKAATCMYSSTPDEHFVMARHPAHPESVTVACGFSGHGFKFVPVVGEILADLALTGATAHPIGLFDPARLAAAPG is encoded by the coding sequence GTGTCCCCCGCCTACGACGTGATCGTCATCGGTCTCGGCGGCATGGGCAGCGCCGCGGCCCATCACCTCTCCGCGCGCGGTGCCCGCGTCCTCGGGCTGGAGAAGTTCGGCCCGGTGCACAACCGGGGCTCCAGTCACGGCGGCTCGCGGATCACGCGGCAGTCGTACTTCGAGGATCCGGCCTATGTGCCGCTGCTGCTGCGCGCCTACGAGCTGTACGAGGACCTTCAACGGGCCACCGGCCGGGAGATCGCGATCCTCAACGGCGGGGTGATGGTCGGCCCGCCCGACTCCCGGACCGTCTCGGGATCGCTGCTGTCGGCCCGCCAGTGGGACCTCCCCCACGAGATGCTGGACGCGCGGGAGATCCGCCGTCGCTTCCCGACGCTGACGCCGAAGGACGACGAGGTCGGGCTGTACGAGAAGAAGGCCGGCCTGCTGCGGCCCGAGAACACCGTCGCCGCGCATCTCCAGCTCGCCACCCGGCAAGGCGCCGACCTGCACTTCGACGAGCCGATGACCCGCTGGGAGCCGTACAAGGACGGCGTGCGCGTGCACACGGCCGAGGACGCCTACACCGCCGCCCAGCTGGTGATCTGCCCGGGCGCGTGGGCGCCGCAGCTGCTCACCGACCTCGGGGTGCCGTTCACGATCGAGCGGCAGGTCATGTACTGGTTCCAGCCGAAGCAGGGCGTCGAGTCCTTCCTTCCGGAGAACCATCCGATCTACATCTGGGAGAACGCGGCCGGCGTCCAGATCTACGGCTTCCCGGCCATCGACGGCCCCGGCCTCGGGGCGAAGGTCGCCTTCTTCAGCAAGGGCCAGGCGACCACCCCGGAGACCATCGACCGGACGGTCCATGAGGAGGAGGTCCGAGCGATGGCCGACCACCTGGCCGCCTGCATCCCAGACCTTCCTGGCGCCTTCCTCAAGGCCGCGACCTGCATGTACTCCAGCACACCTGACGAGCACTTCGTCATGGCCCGGCATCCCGCGCATCCGGAGTCGGTCACCGTGGCCTGCGGTTTCTCCGGGCACGGCTTCAAGTTCGTGCCCGTCGTAGGGGAGATCCTCGCCGATCTGGCCCTGACCGGCGCCACCGCGCACCCCATCGGGCTGTTCGACCCCGCCCGCCTCGCCGCCGCGCCCGGCTGA